ACGGAGGTTACATCGACGAACAGGGTGTTCCAAGGCTCAACGTACTTGACCTTCACAAGCGTATCCGTAGTCTGCCAAAACCAGTTATTGCCATGGTAAACGGTTATGCTATAGGTGGGGGGCACGTGCTTCACGTTGTTTGCGACCTTACAATTGCCAGCGAGAATGCAATCTTTGGTCAGGCAGGCCCTAAGGTAGGTAGCTTTGATGGAGGCTTTGGTTCATCATATCTTGCACGACACGTAGGTCAGAAGAAAGCCCGCGAGATATGGTTCCTTTGCAGACAGTACTCTGCCAAAGAAGCCGAAGATATGGGACTGGTCAACAAGGTAGTACCTCTTGATAAGCTGGAGGACGAAACCATTGACTGGTGCAGGACTATACTGAAACGTAGTCCTATGGCCATCAGAATGATCAAGCGTGCGATGAATGCCGAACTGGATGGACAGACCGGGATAATGGAACTTGCAGGGGATGCCACACTGATGTTTTACCTGATGGAAGAAGCTCAGGAAGGACGTAAAGCCTTCCTCGAAAAGAGGGATCCTGACTTCAAGCAATTCCCGAAGTTCCCATAGGAACCGCAATAAACCCTATTGTTTGCCCGAAACTACCGGAGTCCACTAACATGTAGGCGACTCCTGACCCCGTTGTAGTAATGGGGAGTCCTTACAAATCTTGATTACGATATAAATTTTGTTGTCTATGATAAAGTATCTTAATCCTGAAGGACTACACAAACATCCGGCCTATTCTCAGGTTGTAATAACAGAAGGGCCCGGGAGGACCATTTATATAGGTGGTCAGAATGGTATTAACGCTAATGGTGAGATTGTCGGCAAGGGAGATATTGCCAGGCAGACCGAGCAGACACTAAAGAATATAGATATTGCCCTTGCTTCATGTAACGCCAGCTTCGCGAATCTGATGAAGCTCACGATCTACATAGTGCAAGGGCAAGATCTTTATAAAGCATTTCAGGCCTCACAGCCATTCTTCAGCAAACTAAGCAATCAACCGATAATCACTGTTCTGGTTGTGGCGGGTCTAGCCAATCCCGACTACCTTGTCGAGATTGAGGCTACAGCCTTTGTCCCGGCAGAGTAATGCGGGAGTCCACTGAAGATGTGATATATTATTCAGTTGCTTCGTTATAAGAAGGATTCAATTCCAGCAGATAATAATACTCTTTCAAAGCGGCACTACAGGCAAGCACCCTTTACTCCTTGGTCCAGATCCGGGTGTTGAGGTTTAGCTCCTTAACAAGTGCTGAATTCATCAAAAACAGAGCATGCATCTGCTGTACGTCCTCATATTTTACACAGGAAGAAGCGATACGAGGTTCGAAAAGCCCCTTACCAAACTGTACTGCCACATAGACTCTTGAACCGATAAAAGACAGGTACATATTCCGGTTAATACGATTGCGGAGTTCCACCAATGCCTGCATCAAAGCAGGTGTAAGGATATAACGTGCCTCGACCTGATCAGTTGAGAATACTACAAACATTTTTTCAAATTCAGGATCTTCCAGTTTTACAAGTTTTCCCTTGCTGCTAACCTGAAACTTCCTGCCCCAGCTGCCAAACAAGCGCTCGGCGTTGTCGGGTTCGATATAGGTCCTCCCATTAATGTGCTTATTAAAGTCGGCATGAAAAAACAGCCCCCTGAAGATTGTTATCCAGGTTTCATGTCTCTTTCCATCCCTGTAAGTGACCTCCTTGTATTCGGTATGCAATTCGGAACAACGAAAATCTGTCCTGTCAATTACCCCTGAGATAAGATCATCACCACTATATCTGTCATAAGGAAGCCTGAAAAGGTCACTCTGCCAGTATTCCATCTCGCTAATACAGTCATAAGGCTCATAAACCCAGGATGGATCGATAAGACGAACAACTTCACTGACAACCTCCTCCTTATATCGTTTAAGGTACTCTCTATATTTCTTTCCAGCTCTTATAATGAAATAAACCAATCCTACGATCAGCCCTATTATAGAGACCCAACCTGCACCGGC
The genomic region above belongs to Xiashengella succiniciproducens and contains:
- the menB gene encoding 1,4-dihydroxy-2-naphthoyl-CoA synthase; the encoded protein is MYNWITEKEYSDIKFESLDGIAKITINRPKVYNAFRPETVLEMIEAFDICRERQDIGVVILTGEGDKAFCSGGDQNVKGHGGYIDEQGVPRLNVLDLHKRIRSLPKPVIAMVNGYAIGGGHVLHVVCDLTIASENAIFGQAGPKVGSFDGGFGSSYLARHVGQKKAREIWFLCRQYSAKEAEDMGLVNKVVPLDKLEDETIDWCRTILKRSPMAIRMIKRAMNAELDGQTGIMELAGDATLMFYLMEEAQEGRKAFLEKRDPDFKQFPKFP
- a CDS encoding RidA family protein, encoding MIKYLNPEGLHKHPAYSQVVITEGPGRTIYIGGQNGINANGEIVGKGDIARQTEQTLKNIDIALASCNASFANLMKLTIYIVQGQDLYKAFQASQPFFSKLSNQPIITVLVVAGLANPDYLVEIEATAFVPAE
- a CDS encoding DUF3137 domain-containing protein; the protein is MIQEEKLREVFDTELKPRLQSLEGLRKKVLGNIFLIVGVFLLFLFSITSGFIASSAGAGWVSIIGLIVGLVYFIIRAGKKYREYLKRYKEEVVSEVVRLIDPSWVYEPYDCISEMEYWQSDLFRLPYDRYSGDDLISGVIDRTDFRCSELHTEYKEVTYRDGKRHETWITIFRGLFFHADFNKHINGRTYIEPDNAERLFGSWGRKFQVSSKGKLVKLEDPEFEKMFVVFSTDQVEARYILTPALMQALVELRNRINRNMYLSFIGSRVYVAVQFGKGLFEPRIASSCVKYEDVQQMHALFLMNSALVKELNLNTRIWTKE